The bacterium DNA segment GTTTACTGGCCGAGCTGCCCGAGAACGAGCGCCGGGCCATCGAGCTGGCGTACCTGGAGGGCGTGGATTACCGCGACGCCGCCGCGGCCCTCGGGTGCCCCGAGGCCACCCTGAAGACCTGGGTCCACCGGGGGAGGAAAAAGCTGCGGGAGCTCTACGTCGAGCGGACGGGCGATTCGTTCCAGGTTGTCGAGTGAAACGGGTTTGGGCTATGCTTTGCGAGGGGTGACGATGGACGCCGATGAACTGAGAGACCTTTTCGACCGATACGCGGCCGGTGAGCTGGCCCCCGAGGAACGGGAGGCCTTTCT contains these protein-coding regions:
- a CDS encoding SigE family RNA polymerase sigma factor, with product LLAELPENERRAIELAYLEGVDYRDAAAALGCPEATLKTWVHRGRKKLRELYVERTGDSFQVVE